Genomic segment of Gloeocapsa sp. PCC 7428:
TTCTGTTTGCTGAACTTGTTGTGAGAAGGGATTATCATCGCGTAGAATTTGCGCTATGAGGTAGTCTTGCCAACTTTGGTTACTTGCAGCTAAAGCTTTGAAGTAATTGCCATACGCTTGAAGACAATTAATTTTATTTACACCGTTACTTAGTGACTGTAATAAGTGTAAAAAAGCTTGACCAACTTCGTTATGCAGCACAGATTGATATAGTAGCAACGATGCTGCTTGACATCTTAGGGTTTGAATTGAGTGACTGACGTGCGTATCCATGAATAAATTCAGCAATCTACCTCAGTTATGGTAAATTGTCTGCCGATAGTTAACGATAATTTTAGAATAAGCAATGAATATAGCTATTATTGCAGCGATCGCCTATGGAACCATTGCCATCATTGGCGGTATTATCGGTTACACGCAAGCTCGGAGTACGGCATCTTTAATTTCGGGAATCATTAGCGGTTTACTGCTCATTGCTGGGGGAGTTTTTTATTTACAAGGACAAGCTTGGGGCTTTACTTTAGCACTGGCTATTACAGCTATCTTAGTCGTTGTATTTACAATTAGATTCGTAAAAACACGCAAGTTTATGCCAGCGGGATTAATGCTGACGTTGGGAGTTCTCACGCTAGTCATCATGGTAAGTCAATTAGGAGCAGCCTAAAGTTAGACGATCATCTCAAGTTCGCCTAACGAGTTCTAATTCTAAAGCCCAAAAACTTTCTCCTCTGCTACCTTAATGATAAGCTTTTAACTAGACATGATCTCACACTTCGGGTTCTACTCCTAATGCTCTTAGTTGTGCTGCCAAGCGCTCAGCTTTTAGACGTTCTTGTTCGGCTTGTTGAGTAGCTTGTTGTACTTTTACCTGTGCTGCTTCTTCGGGTAACAAAACTAAATTGCCAGAACTATCAAAAAAACGCAACCAAGGTGCAGTTTCTCTCTGTATAGTTCCCTCCCAAATACCTAACCAAAAACCCAAAGTTGCACACCACAGCCATCCGCGTTCGTTTGCTTCTAACGGCTGATAGCGATGGCTAGCATCTAATTGCCATCCTTGTAGCGAACTCGGATTAAAAGGATCGTACACAAAATAATTTGGCGTTCTAAACGTGCGTTCGTAAATCTCTTTCTTTGTTACCTTGTCTACTTCCGCAGTTGACGGCGACATCAACTCTACGATGACATCTGGATATCGCCCATCTTCCTCCCACACTACCCAACCTTGACGCGATTTTGTACCATCAGCGTCTAAAACAACAAAAAAATCTGGTCCACGAAAGTCACGATTGCGTGCTTGAGTGCTGCTATAGTAAATAAACATATTACCGCCTGCAAAAAAGTCATTGCGCTCCGACCAAGCTTGTTCTAGCGATCGAATCAAGACATCCATTGCAATACGGTGACGATTGCTTTCCAAGGGTTCACCATCATCGAATATCAAATCAGTAGGCGGCATCGGCGGTTCCCAATCCCACCCCGCATCTTGGGAGATTGTCTTTTCTTCAGTAGATGACATCGTAAAACTCTCCCCTGCTAAGATTGCATCGTTAGTACATTTATATTACATGACGAACGTTGAGGAAAGCGATCGCCTTCCTCCTCAATTAGTCTCTCAAAATTCCAATTCCCGCTTTCTGCTCGATATAATCGGCTAAGTTAATAAAATCTTCACGCGGATAGCATCTTCCACCAATTAAGTTAAATGCTAATTCACTACGGGGATGATCTGGACTTTCCAGAATATGAATACCCCAGTAATAAAGAAGATCGCTAGCACGAATACAAACTTCTTCAGGGTCAATACAGTGAAACTTATCGTCTATTTTACTCGTTTCTTTATAAATATCTGCATAAGCTCTTCTCAAAATCTGCAAACGTCGGTATCCAGGATCTTTAAAATTATTAACTAATACAAATAAATGGGCACTTCTATTAATTCTACGTATGTCTTTTACAGTCTGTTGAATGACTTTTCCATGCTTATTAATGCCCAAAGGATTTAAAGTTGTGGGAATAATGCAATAATCAAATTTTGCTACTAATTCAGAGTGATTTCTTTCCATTGCAGGCGAACAATCAAAAATTACAATCTTGGCATCACGCGCAGCATCCTCATGCCAATCTTCGCCCTTAAATACTTCAATTGTTGTCCCCACTCCTTTAGGATTAGGAACATAAACACCATCACCGACAAGCTTTTGTAAATTTTCTTCAGGGTCTAAATCTACTAAAGCTACGTTGAAACCTTGTAACGCAAATGCACCTGCTAAATGCGCTGCAACTGTTGTTTTACCTACACCACCTTTACACGTAAAAACACCAAAATAAATTTTGCCAGGCTTGGGTGGTTCAGGTGAGGACGATACATCAACGTCGCCGTTAATGAAGTTAAAACTACTTTCTGTCGCAACACCACAGCGAATTTTAGTATCTTGACCCCAAGATTTTATTAAAGCACGCGCTGGACCGCCGAAACCTTTTGTAGTGAGAAAAATACCAGCATTAAACTTTTTACCTTCAGGAGAATCTAGATAATCGGCAAACTTTGATAGTTGTGTTGATGTTGCATTATTTTTCAGCCATTTAACTTGTACAGCCGCAACACAATGATTTTTTTTAACAACTAAATCGTATCCAGGTTGATTAGGTTTAGCAGTTTCAACAGTCCAACCGTGTTTGTGAAAGATTTTAGCGACGTGCTGCTCAAAATGAGTGAAATCATGAACAAAATTATATTCTAATGTTGCAGGCATAGTTAGAGATTTTAAACAATAACAAGTTCAGTATATTTTGCGATAAATCACTCCATAATTGGAGCTTCATTATCATTTAAAAGCTATGCTAGCACCACAACTATAGGGAATATACGGAGTCAACAATGAAGAATCGATGAAACTTGATGAAGAAAGTGCGAACCTTATAAAATTACTTTGCAATTATGGAACGAATGCCATCACCGCAGCAGGCGAACCCGAACCATTTTGTAAGCGTAAAATACCGATCGCTAACGTAGATCCACGTACAGGTAATTGATCGAGATTCGTTAAATTTTCTAAGACAATTCTTGTTCTTTCTAGTATTAAACGATTCGTTGCAAACGTGGTATCTTGTCCAGAATCGACACCATGTGTATCAATTCCTACACCGGCAATTTGTCGTTGTAGTAAAAACTGCGTTGCATCGCAGCTAAATCCTGGAAAATGAAGATTGCCAGATGTATCAGCATTGAGAAATGCGGCTTTATCCCACCACTTGTTTTGCCATCCTGTATACAGTAACACCACGCATCCAGGATCAATTACACCGTGTTGTTGCTCCCAATTTAAAATATCAGTAACGCTCAGCGTGTAGTCAGGATTTACGGCTTGTGCTTGGATATTCAACACAATCGCAGGAACAACTAATAGATCCGCAGGATATTGATCGATTCCTACTCCATCCGCGTAAAAACTCTTAGGCGCGTTGATATGCGTTGCAGTGTGTTCGCCGAAAGCGAAACGCCGGAGGTAATAACCATCTTGATGCAACTCAGCAACAGTTTCAAATTCCACAGGCGGATCGCCTAGCCATTGAGGAATATCAGGATGAATTACATGGCTGAGATGAATGACTTGCGAATAGGAGATGTTTTGACGCTTTTTTGAGTGATATCGCGGTGGGGAAGTTAATTGCGTTAAAGTTGCTTCCATGATTGCAGGAGTTTGTCCTGAAACTGTATATACTAGCGCTTCGCGATACACTCGTTGTGCTGGATGCGCGGTATCATTGGCACTACCACTCGAAACTGTCACCGCTGCGTGTGCGGTACGTACTGCTAAATCAATAGCCCAGGCGCGCAGTTGTACTTTTTGTGTAAATGTATGTTGTGCTTGGGCGATCGCCTCTCGACATTCGTTCAATTCTCGTTCTAACGCCGTAAAAGCTTTATCAATAAAAGCTAAAGATTTCGTTTGTGCTGTTGCTTTGACAATATCCAACCCCGCCATTGCACAACCTATAGCTAATGGAGTTGCGCGCAGCACATTTTTGATATCGTTATTATGAATCCACCCCGCAGGTTTCACAAAGACGACGCGATCGCTTGATAAAAAGAACTGAGTAAGAGTCGCGCTGACCGTACTGGTCGATCGCATAGCGGCGAGTTGCATTGGAGGGCTAAAAGCGATCGCACCACCTGTAGCTTGTTGCGTCTCTACAAAAGGTACAATCCCAAAAACAGCACCACCATCAGGTAAAGTTGCAGCAACGATAAACTCAGCAAACAAATTCCAACCCGTTACCCAAGGAACAAATCCATCAATTTGATAGCCTCCGGTTACAGGTATCGCGATTGTGGGATTTCCTAGCCGTCGAATATGTGAAAAACCGACACCAAGTAAAACATCTCCGTTACCTATGCGTGGAAGATACGCTTGCTGTAGCCGAGAATTACTGCTTTGTACCAACATCCCCGCAGCGCTTTGGTGTTGTGTTTGCAAAAAAGCTAATGCACCAGAATACCTAGCTACCAATTCTTGAAAACTTGCAAAATCTTGATCGCTGATACCAACTCCACCCCATTGTGGCGGTACTCGTAGAGCAAGTAAACCTAGATTACCTAATCCTCTGAGGGCTTTGAATAAGATTTCAGGGTGAGTATCAATTTCGTTAGCTAAGGGTGCAACTTCTTTCAGTAAATACAATTTGGCTGAGTCTAGGATCATTGGTAATTGGTAATTGCTAGGTGCATAAGCATAGGATTGCGCCAGAATGGAATTTTTAGTAGTTTTGTCAGTTAAGCATGATTTATCAAAACCACATTACTTTATCGACTAAAACACACGGGGATATGCATGATATTACCGATCAGGTTAACTCGATTGTAAAAAAGTCGGGAATCAAAACCGGAATGGCGCACGTATTTAATGTGGGTAGTACCGCCTCGATTGGTACGATTGAATTTGAACCAGGATTGCAGCGTGACTTACCCGAACTTCTTAATAAACTCATTCCACCAAGTCGCGAATACGGACACGAGCAAATGTGGCATGATGGCAATGGACACTCGCATTTGCAAGCTACATGGCTAGGTCCATCGTTAACAGTACCCGTGCAAAATGGCAAGCTAGAGTTAGGTACTTGGCAACAAATCTTTCATTTAGAATGTGATATCAAACCACGCCAGCGCAAAGTCGTTGTCACAATTTATGGAGAGTGAGGGTTGAGGGGCAAGGCAGTGCCTTGCCCACACTGAGGTACAGAGGGGCAGAGAGAATAAATAAAGACGAATTGGTAAACATTATGGCAGTAGAATACGATGTCGTTGTGATTGGCGGTGGTTCGGGTGGTTTAGTCGTTGCGGGAGTTGCTGCTGCACTCAAAGCCAAAGTTGCTTTAGTCGAACGCGATCGCCTAGGTGGTGATTGTTTATGGTATGGTTGCGTTCCGAGTAAATCTTTAATTCATGCATCTCGTGTCGCCTACGAAGTCAAACACGCCTCGCGGTTTGGAATTCATTGTAACGATAACAAAATTGATTTTGCTAAAGCAATTGGACACGTGCAAAGTGCGATCGCCGCAATTGAACCGCACGATTCACCCCAGCGATTTGAATCTTTAGGTGCTGAAGTGATTTTCGGTAGTGGTGAATTTGTCGATCCACACACTTTTGTCGTTAATAATCGTCGCTTAAGCGCAAGATCCTTCGTTATTGCTACAGGTTCGCGCCCTGCAATTCCTTCAATTCCTGGATTACAAGCAGCAGGTTACATTACAAACGAAGAAGTTTTTGAAATTACCGATCGCCCCGACACTTTAGGTATTATTGGCGGTGGACCTATCGGGTGTGAATTAGGACAAGCTTTTGCGCGATTAGGTTCTCAAGTTACGATTATTAGTAGTAGCGATCGCCTTTTACCCAAAGAAGATCCCGAAGCCGCCGCCGTAGTACAGCAGCAACTCATTTCCGAAGGAATTCGCGTTCTGACAAAAACACGAGTGGAACGTGTCGAAGTTGTCAATGGTCAAAAGTACTTAATTACCGAAAATGAAAAAATTGCCGTCGATCAAATTCTGGTTGCGACTGGGCGCAATCCAAATGTAGAATCCTTAAATTTAGCAGCCGCAGGTGTTGAACTCCAACAAAAAGATGCCGCAGGTTACAATCAGCAAGGCAATCAAAAAGGAATTCGCGTCAACGCCAAACTGCAAACAACAAACCCTCGAATCTACGCTTGCGGTGATGTGATTGGTGGTTATCAATTTACTCATGTTGCTAGCCACGAAGCCAATGTGATTATCAGAAATGCCTTATTCCTACCGATTCTCAAAGTTGATTATCGCGTCATTCCCTGGGCG
This window contains:
- a CDS encoding TMEM14 family protein, giving the protein MNIAIIAAIAYGTIAIIGGIIGYTQARSTASLISGIISGLLLIAGGVFYLQGQAWGFTLALAITAILVVVFTIRFVKTRKFMPAGLMLTLGVLTLVIMVSQLGAA
- a CDS encoding Uma2 family endonuclease, which codes for MSSTEEKTISQDAGWDWEPPMPPTDLIFDDGEPLESNRHRIAMDVLIRSLEQAWSERNDFFAGGNMFIYYSSTQARNRDFRGPDFFVVLDADGTKSRQGWVVWEEDGRYPDVIVELMSPSTAEVDKVTKKEIYERTFRTPNYFVYDPFNPSSLQGWQLDASHRYQPLEANERGWLWCATLGFWLGIWEGTIQRETAPWLRFFDSSGNLVLLPEEAAQVKVQQATQQAEQERLKAERLAAQLRALGVEPEV
- a CDS encoding AAA family ATPase: MPATLEYNFVHDFTHFEQHVAKIFHKHGWTVETAKPNQPGYDLVVKKNHCVAAVQVKWLKNNATSTQLSKFADYLDSPEGKKFNAGIFLTTKGFGGPARALIKSWGQDTKIRCGVATESSFNFINGDVDVSSSPEPPKPGKIYFGVFTCKGGVGKTTVAAHLAGAFALQGFNVALVDLDPEENLQKLVGDGVYVPNPKGVGTTIEVFKGEDWHEDAARDAKIVIFDCSPAMERNHSELVAKFDYCIIPTTLNPLGINKHGKVIQQTVKDIRRINRSAHLFVLVNNFKDPGYRRLQILRRAYADIYKETSKIDDKFHCIDPEEVCIRASDLLYYWGIHILESPDHPRSELAFNLIGGRCYPREDFINLADYIEQKAGIGILRD
- a CDS encoding cyclase family protein → MILDSAKLYLLKEVAPLANEIDTHPEILFKALRGLGNLGLLALRVPPQWGGVGISDQDFASFQELVARYSGALAFLQTQHQSAAGMLVQSSNSRLQQAYLPRIGNGDVLLGVGFSHIRRLGNPTIAIPVTGGYQIDGFVPWVTGWNLFAEFIVAATLPDGGAVFGIVPFVETQQATGGAIAFSPPMQLAAMRSTSTVSATLTQFFLSSDRVVFVKPAGWIHNNDIKNVLRATPLAIGCAMAGLDIVKATAQTKSLAFIDKAFTALERELNECREAIAQAQHTFTQKVQLRAWAIDLAVRTAHAAVTVSSGSANDTAHPAQRVYREALVYTVSGQTPAIMEATLTQLTSPPRYHSKKRQNISYSQVIHLSHVIHPDIPQWLGDPPVEFETVAELHQDGYYLRRFAFGEHTATHINAPKSFYADGVGIDQYPADLLVVPAIVLNIQAQAVNPDYTLSVTDILNWEQQHGVIDPGCVVLLYTGWQNKWWDKAAFLNADTSGNLHFPGFSCDATQFLLQRQIAGVGIDTHGVDSGQDTTFATNRLILERTRIVLENLTNLDQLPVRGSTLAIGILRLQNGSGSPAAVMAFVP
- a CDS encoding secondary thiamine-phosphate synthase enzyme YjbQ, which encodes MIYQNHITLSTKTHGDMHDITDQVNSIVKKSGIKTGMAHVFNVGSTASIGTIEFEPGLQRDLPELLNKLIPPSREYGHEQMWHDGNGHSHLQATWLGPSLTVPVQNGKLELGTWQQIFHLECDIKPRQRKVVVTIYGE
- a CDS encoding NAD(P)/FAD-dependent oxidoreductase — protein: MAVEYDVVVIGGGSGGLVVAGVAAALKAKVALVERDRLGGDCLWYGCVPSKSLIHASRVAYEVKHASRFGIHCNDNKIDFAKAIGHVQSAIAAIEPHDSPQRFESLGAEVIFGSGEFVDPHTFVVNNRRLSARSFVIATGSRPAIPSIPGLQAAGYITNEEVFEITDRPDTLGIIGGGPIGCELGQAFARLGSQVTIISSSDRLLPKEDPEAAAVVQQQLISEGIRVLTKTRVERVEVVNGQKYLITENEKIAVDQILVATGRNPNVESLNLAAAGVELQQKDAAGYNQQGNQKGIRVNAKLQTTNPRIYACGDVIGGYQFTHVASHEANVIIRNALFLPILKVDYRVIPWATFTDPELARVGLTEAEARQRYGNNIDVIIQEYADVDRAQAEAATQGFAKIITKRNGEILGAHIVGAAAGELIHEIVLAMSHNLKISALGGIHIYPTLAEVVSKAAFARTQEKYEKNHTLQGLLEKMFRLLRSL